One segment of Takifugu rubripes chromosome 5, fTakRub1.2, whole genome shotgun sequence DNA contains the following:
- the trip10a gene encoding cdc42-interacting protein 4 homolog isoform X2, whose protein sequence is MDWGTELWDQYDIIEKHTQSGLELVEKYVKFVKERTEIEQNYAKQLRNLSKKYNPKRSSKDEPECRLSSYQAFLDVLNEMNDYAGQRELIAENMMMSICIDLTKYLQELKQERKTYLLEAKKAQQSLESTYKQLDGSKKRFEREWREAERAAQYAEKTDQDINATKADVEKAKQQAHMRAHVAEECKNDYAAQLQKFNKEQNQFYFDDMPQIFNKMQILDESRVQKLAKGYILFSETEKQVMPIIGKCLEGITKAGTNVNERNDSMVVIEQNKSGFDRPGDLEFEDYSQGINRASSDSSLGTPKGPMDILGKNRSKNFWLFSKRSKLSPSTLPPFSTPPAPSPANGPPSPKFGRDTLSYCLKEINKTVKPRISSFRTLRRSPTVTEDFSHLPPEQRRKRLQQKLDDICKELQKEVDQSEALGKMKDVYEKNPQMGDPATLASQISQTSQNIERLRGELSKYEVWLAEAGGRGETLRYKTHTFNNNGAHDIHSPDGAHSDESTPDPSQAIYAEFDDDFEDEEIASPIGKCTAMYNFPGASEGTIAMQEGEVLAVVEEDKGDGWTRVRRNNGDEGYIPTSYVTISLNK, encoded by the exons ATGGACTGGGGAACGGAGCTTTGG GACCAGTATGACATCATCGAGAAGCATACACAATCCGGcctggagctggtggagaagTATGTGAAGTTTGTGAAGGAGAGGACGGAGATTGAACAGAACTACGCCAAACAACTGAG GAACCTTTCTAAGAAGTATAACCCCAAACGGAGCAGCAAGGATGAGCCAGAGTGCAG ATTGTCAAGCTACCAGGCTTTTCTGGACGTCCTGAATGAAATGAACGACTACGCGGGTCAGCGGGAGCTGATTGCCGAGAATATGATGATGAGCATCTGCATCGATCTGACTAAGTACCTACAAGAGCTCAAGCAGGAGCGAAAGACG TATCTCCTGGAAGCCAAGAAGGCCCAGCAGAGTTTGGAGAGCACCTACAAGCAACTCGACGGC AGTAAAAAGCGCTTTGAAAGAGAATGGAGAGAAGCGGAGCGCGCGGCACAGTACGCAGAGAAGACGGATCAGGACATCAATGCCACAAAAGCAGATGTTGAAAAA GCAAAACAGCAGGCTCATATGAGGGCGCACGTAGCGGAGGAGTGTAAGAATGACTACGCAGCCCAGCTTCAGAAGTTCAACAAGGAGCAAAACCAGTTCTATTTCGATGATATGCCACAAATTTTCAAC AAAATGCAGATTCTGGATGAGAGCCGAGTGCAAAAGTTGGCGAAAGGATACATCCTGTTCTCAGAAACAGAGAAGCAAGTGATGCCCATCATTGGCAAGTGCCTGGAAGGCATTACAAAAGCCGGCACCAATGTTAATGAGAGAAAT GACTCCATGGTTGTGATCGAGCAGAACAAGTCCGGCTTTGACCGTCCTGGCGATCTGGAGTTTGAGGACTACAGTCAGGGCATCAATCGAGCCtcctctgacagcagcctgGGCACGCCGAAGGGCCCCATGGACATTCTGGGAAAGAACAGGAGCAAAAATTTCTGGCTTTTTAGCAAAAGGAGTAAG CTCTCTCCCTCTACGCTCCCACCATTTTCcacaccccccgccccctcgcCCGCTAATGGACCCCCTTCCCCCAAGTTTGGCCGGGACACCTTGTCGTACTGTTTGAAGGAGATCAATAAGACAGTCAAACCCAGAATCTCTTCCTTCCGGACACTCAGGAGATCG CCTACTGTGACAGAGGACTTCTCCCATCTTCCACCAGAGCAGCGGAGGAAGAGGTTACAACAGAAACtggatgacatctgcaaagaaTTGCAAAAGGAAGTAGATCAGAG CGAGGCCCTCGGGAAGATGAAAGATGTTTATGAGAAAAATCCTCAAATGGGAGACCCGGCTACTCTGGCATCGCAAATCAGCCAGACGTCACAAAACATAGAAAGGCTTCGAGGAGAGCTCAGCAAGTATGAG GTCTGGCTGGCCGAGGCAGGCGGACGTGGGGAGACGCTACGCTACAAAACTCACACATTCAATAATAACGGGGCACATGACATTCACAG ccctGATGGAGCGCACTCGGATGAAAGCACTCCCGATCCCTCCCAGGCCATCTACGCAGAGTTTGACGATGACTTTGAGGACGAGGAAATAGCGTCTCCCATTGGAAAATGCACAGCCATGTATAATTTTCCCG GTGCCAGTGAAGGGACCATCGCTATGCAGGAGGGGGAAgtactggctgtagtggaagaGGACAAAGGAGATGGCTGGACGCGTGTCCGCAGGAACAACGGGGACGAGGGCTACATACCTACATCTTATGTCACCATTTCTCTGAACAAATGA
- the trip10a gene encoding cdc42-interacting protein 4 homolog isoform X1, which translates to MDWGTELWDQYDIIEKHTQSGLELVEKYVKFVKERTEIEQNYAKQLRNLSKKYNPKRSSKDEPECRLSSYQAFLDVLNEMNDYAGQRELIAENMMMSICIDLTKYLQELKQERKTYLLEAKKAQQSLESTYKQLDGSKKRFEREWREAERAAQYAEKTDQDINATKADVEKAKQQAHMRAHVAEECKNDYAAQLQKFNKEQNQFYFDDMPQIFNKMQILDESRVQKLAKGYILFSETEKQVMPIIGKCLEGITKAGTNVNERNDSMVVIEQNKSGFDRPGDLEFEDYSQGINRASSDSSLGTPKGPMDILGKNRSKNFWLFSKRSKLSPSTLPPFSTPPAPSPANGPPSPKFGRDTLSYCLKEINKTVKPRISSFRTLRRSKFTAERNLPTVTEDFSHLPPEQRRKRLQQKLDDICKELQKEVDQSEALGKMKDVYEKNPQMGDPATLASQISQTSQNIERLRGELSKYEVWLAEAGGRGETLRYKTHTFNNNGAHDIHSPDGAHSDESTPDPSQAIYAEFDDDFEDEEIASPIGKCTAMYNFPGASEGTIAMQEGEVLAVVEEDKGDGWTRVRRNNGDEGYIPTSYVTISLNK; encoded by the exons ATGGACTGGGGAACGGAGCTTTGG GACCAGTATGACATCATCGAGAAGCATACACAATCCGGcctggagctggtggagaagTATGTGAAGTTTGTGAAGGAGAGGACGGAGATTGAACAGAACTACGCCAAACAACTGAG GAACCTTTCTAAGAAGTATAACCCCAAACGGAGCAGCAAGGATGAGCCAGAGTGCAG ATTGTCAAGCTACCAGGCTTTTCTGGACGTCCTGAATGAAATGAACGACTACGCGGGTCAGCGGGAGCTGATTGCCGAGAATATGATGATGAGCATCTGCATCGATCTGACTAAGTACCTACAAGAGCTCAAGCAGGAGCGAAAGACG TATCTCCTGGAAGCCAAGAAGGCCCAGCAGAGTTTGGAGAGCACCTACAAGCAACTCGACGGC AGTAAAAAGCGCTTTGAAAGAGAATGGAGAGAAGCGGAGCGCGCGGCACAGTACGCAGAGAAGACGGATCAGGACATCAATGCCACAAAAGCAGATGTTGAAAAA GCAAAACAGCAGGCTCATATGAGGGCGCACGTAGCGGAGGAGTGTAAGAATGACTACGCAGCCCAGCTTCAGAAGTTCAACAAGGAGCAAAACCAGTTCTATTTCGATGATATGCCACAAATTTTCAAC AAAATGCAGATTCTGGATGAGAGCCGAGTGCAAAAGTTGGCGAAAGGATACATCCTGTTCTCAGAAACAGAGAAGCAAGTGATGCCCATCATTGGCAAGTGCCTGGAAGGCATTACAAAAGCCGGCACCAATGTTAATGAGAGAAAT GACTCCATGGTTGTGATCGAGCAGAACAAGTCCGGCTTTGACCGTCCTGGCGATCTGGAGTTTGAGGACTACAGTCAGGGCATCAATCGAGCCtcctctgacagcagcctgGGCACGCCGAAGGGCCCCATGGACATTCTGGGAAAGAACAGGAGCAAAAATTTCTGGCTTTTTAGCAAAAGGAGTAAG CTCTCTCCCTCTACGCTCCCACCATTTTCcacaccccccgccccctcgcCCGCTAATGGACCCCCTTCCCCCAAGTTTGGCCGGGACACCTTGTCGTACTGTTTGAAGGAGATCAATAAGACAGTCAAACCCAGAATCTCTTCCTTCCGGACACTCAGGAGATCG AAGTTTACTGCAGAGAGGAACTTG CCTACTGTGACAGAGGACTTCTCCCATCTTCCACCAGAGCAGCGGAGGAAGAGGTTACAACAGAAACtggatgacatctgcaaagaaTTGCAAAAGGAAGTAGATCAGAG CGAGGCCCTCGGGAAGATGAAAGATGTTTATGAGAAAAATCCTCAAATGGGAGACCCGGCTACTCTGGCATCGCAAATCAGCCAGACGTCACAAAACATAGAAAGGCTTCGAGGAGAGCTCAGCAAGTATGAG GTCTGGCTGGCCGAGGCAGGCGGACGTGGGGAGACGCTACGCTACAAAACTCACACATTCAATAATAACGGGGCACATGACATTCACAG ccctGATGGAGCGCACTCGGATGAAAGCACTCCCGATCCCTCCCAGGCCATCTACGCAGAGTTTGACGATGACTTTGAGGACGAGGAAATAGCGTCTCCCATTGGAAAATGCACAGCCATGTATAATTTTCCCG GTGCCAGTGAAGGGACCATCGCTATGCAGGAGGGGGAAgtactggctgtagtggaagaGGACAAAGGAGATGGCTGGACGCGTGTCCGCAGGAACAACGGGGACGAGGGCTACATACCTACATCTTATGTCACCATTTCTCTGAACAAATGA
- the trip10a gene encoding cdc42-interacting protein 4 homolog isoform X3, which translates to MDWGTELWDQYDIIEKHTQSGLELVEKYVKFVKERTEIEQNYAKQLRNLSKKYNPKRSSKDEPECRLSSYQAFLDVLNEMNDYAGQRELIAENMMMSICIDLTKYLQELKQERKTYLLEAKKAQQSLESTYKQLDGSKKRFEREWREAERAAQYAEKTDQDINATKADVEKAKQQAHMRAHVAEECKNDYAAQLQKFNKEQNQFYFDDMPQIFNKMQILDESRVQKLAKGYILFSETEKQVMPIIGKCLEGITKAGTNVNERNDSMVVIEQNKSGFDRPGDLEFEDYSQGINRASSDSSLGTPKGPMDILGKNRSKNFWLFSKRSKKFTAERNLPTVTEDFSHLPPEQRRKRLQQKLDDICKELQKEVDQSEALGKMKDVYEKNPQMGDPATLASQISQTSQNIERLRGELSKYEVWLAEAGGRGETLRYKTHTFNNNGAHDIHSPDGAHSDESTPDPSQAIYAEFDDDFEDEEIASPIGKCTAMYNFPGASEGTIAMQEGEVLAVVEEDKGDGWTRVRRNNGDEGYIPTSYVTISLNK; encoded by the exons ATGGACTGGGGAACGGAGCTTTGG GACCAGTATGACATCATCGAGAAGCATACACAATCCGGcctggagctggtggagaagTATGTGAAGTTTGTGAAGGAGAGGACGGAGATTGAACAGAACTACGCCAAACAACTGAG GAACCTTTCTAAGAAGTATAACCCCAAACGGAGCAGCAAGGATGAGCCAGAGTGCAG ATTGTCAAGCTACCAGGCTTTTCTGGACGTCCTGAATGAAATGAACGACTACGCGGGTCAGCGGGAGCTGATTGCCGAGAATATGATGATGAGCATCTGCATCGATCTGACTAAGTACCTACAAGAGCTCAAGCAGGAGCGAAAGACG TATCTCCTGGAAGCCAAGAAGGCCCAGCAGAGTTTGGAGAGCACCTACAAGCAACTCGACGGC AGTAAAAAGCGCTTTGAAAGAGAATGGAGAGAAGCGGAGCGCGCGGCACAGTACGCAGAGAAGACGGATCAGGACATCAATGCCACAAAAGCAGATGTTGAAAAA GCAAAACAGCAGGCTCATATGAGGGCGCACGTAGCGGAGGAGTGTAAGAATGACTACGCAGCCCAGCTTCAGAAGTTCAACAAGGAGCAAAACCAGTTCTATTTCGATGATATGCCACAAATTTTCAAC AAAATGCAGATTCTGGATGAGAGCCGAGTGCAAAAGTTGGCGAAAGGATACATCCTGTTCTCAGAAACAGAGAAGCAAGTGATGCCCATCATTGGCAAGTGCCTGGAAGGCATTACAAAAGCCGGCACCAATGTTAATGAGAGAAAT GACTCCATGGTTGTGATCGAGCAGAACAAGTCCGGCTTTGACCGTCCTGGCGATCTGGAGTTTGAGGACTACAGTCAGGGCATCAATCGAGCCtcctctgacagcagcctgGGCACGCCGAAGGGCCCCATGGACATTCTGGGAAAGAACAGGAGCAAAAATTTCTGGCTTTTTAGCAAAAGGAGTAAG AAGTTTACTGCAGAGAGGAACTTG CCTACTGTGACAGAGGACTTCTCCCATCTTCCACCAGAGCAGCGGAGGAAGAGGTTACAACAGAAACtggatgacatctgcaaagaaTTGCAAAAGGAAGTAGATCAGAG CGAGGCCCTCGGGAAGATGAAAGATGTTTATGAGAAAAATCCTCAAATGGGAGACCCGGCTACTCTGGCATCGCAAATCAGCCAGACGTCACAAAACATAGAAAGGCTTCGAGGAGAGCTCAGCAAGTATGAG GTCTGGCTGGCCGAGGCAGGCGGACGTGGGGAGACGCTACGCTACAAAACTCACACATTCAATAATAACGGGGCACATGACATTCACAG ccctGATGGAGCGCACTCGGATGAAAGCACTCCCGATCCCTCCCAGGCCATCTACGCAGAGTTTGACGATGACTTTGAGGACGAGGAAATAGCGTCTCCCATTGGAAAATGCACAGCCATGTATAATTTTCCCG GTGCCAGTGAAGGGACCATCGCTATGCAGGAGGGGGAAgtactggctgtagtggaagaGGACAAAGGAGATGGCTGGACGCGTGTCCGCAGGAACAACGGGGACGAGGGCTACATACCTACATCTTATGTCACCATTTCTCTGAACAAATGA
- the trip10a gene encoding cdc42-interacting protein 4 homolog isoform X4 gives MDWGTELWDQYDIIEKHTQSGLELVEKYVKFVKERTEIEQNYAKQLRNLSKKYNPKRSSKDEPECRLSSYQAFLDVLNEMNDYAGQRELIAENMMMSICIDLTKYLQELKQERKTYLLEAKKAQQSLESTYKQLDGSKKRFEREWREAERAAQYAEKTDQDINATKADVEKAKQQAHMRAHVAEECKNDYAAQLQKFNKEQNQFYFDDMPQIFNKMQILDESRVQKLAKGYILFSETEKQVMPIIGKCLEGITKAGTNVNERNDSMVVIEQNKSGFDRPGDLEFEDYSQGINRASSDSSLGTPKGPMDILGKNRSKNFWLFSKRSKPTVTEDFSHLPPEQRRKRLQQKLDDICKELQKEVDQSEALGKMKDVYEKNPQMGDPATLASQISQTSQNIERLRGELSKYEVWLAEAGGRGETLRYKTHTFNNNGAHDIHSPDGAHSDESTPDPSQAIYAEFDDDFEDEEIASPIGKCTAMYNFPGASEGTIAMQEGEVLAVVEEDKGDGWTRVRRNNGDEGYIPTSYVTISLNK, from the exons ATGGACTGGGGAACGGAGCTTTGG GACCAGTATGACATCATCGAGAAGCATACACAATCCGGcctggagctggtggagaagTATGTGAAGTTTGTGAAGGAGAGGACGGAGATTGAACAGAACTACGCCAAACAACTGAG GAACCTTTCTAAGAAGTATAACCCCAAACGGAGCAGCAAGGATGAGCCAGAGTGCAG ATTGTCAAGCTACCAGGCTTTTCTGGACGTCCTGAATGAAATGAACGACTACGCGGGTCAGCGGGAGCTGATTGCCGAGAATATGATGATGAGCATCTGCATCGATCTGACTAAGTACCTACAAGAGCTCAAGCAGGAGCGAAAGACG TATCTCCTGGAAGCCAAGAAGGCCCAGCAGAGTTTGGAGAGCACCTACAAGCAACTCGACGGC AGTAAAAAGCGCTTTGAAAGAGAATGGAGAGAAGCGGAGCGCGCGGCACAGTACGCAGAGAAGACGGATCAGGACATCAATGCCACAAAAGCAGATGTTGAAAAA GCAAAACAGCAGGCTCATATGAGGGCGCACGTAGCGGAGGAGTGTAAGAATGACTACGCAGCCCAGCTTCAGAAGTTCAACAAGGAGCAAAACCAGTTCTATTTCGATGATATGCCACAAATTTTCAAC AAAATGCAGATTCTGGATGAGAGCCGAGTGCAAAAGTTGGCGAAAGGATACATCCTGTTCTCAGAAACAGAGAAGCAAGTGATGCCCATCATTGGCAAGTGCCTGGAAGGCATTACAAAAGCCGGCACCAATGTTAATGAGAGAAAT GACTCCATGGTTGTGATCGAGCAGAACAAGTCCGGCTTTGACCGTCCTGGCGATCTGGAGTTTGAGGACTACAGTCAGGGCATCAATCGAGCCtcctctgacagcagcctgGGCACGCCGAAGGGCCCCATGGACATTCTGGGAAAGAACAGGAGCAAAAATTTCTGGCTTTTTAGCAAAAGGAGTAAG CCTACTGTGACAGAGGACTTCTCCCATCTTCCACCAGAGCAGCGGAGGAAGAGGTTACAACAGAAACtggatgacatctgcaaagaaTTGCAAAAGGAAGTAGATCAGAG CGAGGCCCTCGGGAAGATGAAAGATGTTTATGAGAAAAATCCTCAAATGGGAGACCCGGCTACTCTGGCATCGCAAATCAGCCAGACGTCACAAAACATAGAAAGGCTTCGAGGAGAGCTCAGCAAGTATGAG GTCTGGCTGGCCGAGGCAGGCGGACGTGGGGAGACGCTACGCTACAAAACTCACACATTCAATAATAACGGGGCACATGACATTCACAG ccctGATGGAGCGCACTCGGATGAAAGCACTCCCGATCCCTCCCAGGCCATCTACGCAGAGTTTGACGATGACTTTGAGGACGAGGAAATAGCGTCTCCCATTGGAAAATGCACAGCCATGTATAATTTTCCCG GTGCCAGTGAAGGGACCATCGCTATGCAGGAGGGGGAAgtactggctgtagtggaagaGGACAAAGGAGATGGCTGGACGCGTGTCCGCAGGAACAACGGGGACGAGGGCTACATACCTACATCTTATGTCACCATTTCTCTGAACAAATGA